The nucleotide sequence GTAGGTGTCTTCGTAATTCTTTGGCGAGACTGATACTGAATTGTCCTTCTTGAATGTCAGAGCGAGCTCTTTATAAGAAGACCATCCGACGTACTGGTAATCTGCCTCGAGCGTGAGGTCCTTGGTTGGGCTGTAGGCTATGCCAAGGAAGCCGGTGGCAGGTAACGCCAATGAAGACGAAACGTCGCCGGCAGGATACACACTGCGCATAGGATCGAATGCAGCTGTGCCTGTAGCGTCGATCTTGACCTCGCTGCGATACGAAACACCGACCGAAAGATCCTTCGATGCTTTGTACATTGCCCCGACGTTCCATCCAATCCCCGTGCCGGTTGCTTCTACGTTGGCGTTTGCGTGGGGGTCAAATGGATCGCTCAAAACCCTCTTCAACGTCACTTTGCCCGTGGCGTAGTTCATCCCGACACCGATGGAGAACTTATCACTGAGCTTGTACGCAAGCGTTGGTGAGAAGAAGAAGGTCTCGAGATTGACCTTCGTGCTGATGAAACGGCCAGACCAGTTTGCCGGCCATTCCGTGCCGAGACCGTATGGATTGTTTACGCCAACCGCCGCAACCAGGTCGTCCGTAATCTGGTAGGACGCATAGACGTTGATCGGGTTGAAGACCTGGCTCACCATCTGCGTTTCCTGATTCGTATTCAGCTGATCAGGGCCGAAGAACGATGTCTTCGGCATAATGAGCGTCACGCCGACGTAGACCTGCGTTCCCTTTTGGTACGCTAGTCCGGCAGGATTGAAATAGATCGCTGATAGATCCGAAGCTCTGGCAGCAAATGCGCCGCCCTGACCCATGGCTCTCGCCCCGTGTTCATTCAGTTGAAAGCCACCGCTGAATGCAGCGGTAAGTGGGATTAAGACCAAGAGTGCGGCGGCTGCAATAGAAATCGTCGCTCGTCTCAAGTTCTCCTCCTTCCAAGAAGTTATTGTTTTCACGGTGATTTAGGTAGGTTTGATCTTTGCTCTTTCTAAGAATAGAGAATCAGAAATTCAATTGCAACATCCATTTTCCGCTGTTTCTGATGCTTTACAAAAGTGAGAAGTCCCGATACGCAAATACCGGGACTTCTTTTTGACCTTTGAACGACTTGTCGCATCAGATGCTGAGCTTCGCGATACTCGCTTTTACGTCAGCTGCTGACTTATTCAACGCTGCCTGTTCATCTGCGGTCAGCTTGATCTGAATGATCTCTTCCATGCCTTTCGCGCCGATCTTGATTGGGACACCGACCACGACGTCACTCATCCCATATTCACCCTGCAGCAACACCGCGCTCGGGAGAATGCGCTTCTTGTCCTTCACGATCGCTTCGACCATCTGCACAGCAGCCGCGGATGGGGCGTAATATGCGCTTCCCGTCTTCAGGAAGTTGACGATTTCGATGCCGCCGTCGCGTGTACGCTTCACAAGCCGGTCAATAGTGGCCTGGTCCATCAAGTCCGGCAACGGTATTCCGGCCACAGTCGAATAGCGCGGCAGTGGAACCATTGAATCACCATGCCCCCCCAAAACGAACGCGGTCACATCTTCAACGGAGACTTTGAGCTCCATCGAGATGAATGTGCGAAATCGGGCTGAGTCCAGAACACCCGCCATACCCATGACCCGGTGGCGCGGGAACCCGCTGACCTTCCAGGCAACGTATGTCATGACATCGAGCGGATTGGAGACGACAACGAGAATTGCATTTGGAGATTTGGCGGTGGCCTGCTCCGTGACCGACTTGACGATACCTGCGTTGGTGTTCTGGAGGTCGTCACGGCTCATGCCTGGCTTTCGGGCAATTCCTGCCGTGATCACGATAATGTCGGAATTAGCCGTCGCGTCATATGAGTTGGTGCCGATGACCGGTGTGTCGGTCCCTCCGACCGGGGCTGCCTCATACATGTCGAGTCCCTTGCCCTGAGGCATCCCCTCGATAACATCAATAAGCACAACCTCGTTCGCAAGCTCCTTGTCGGCAAGGCGCTGCGCTGTTGTGGCGCCAACGTTGCCTGCACCAATGACGGTGATCTTCATAGATGGTCTCCTCAGAAAAGGAAGGTGATGATGTGAGTGGATTGTTCGGATCAGAAAAAACGGTTTGGAGGGAAAACAGAAAGGCCTCCCGCTTGCAGGAGGCCCGCGCACCAAGAATTACGCTGACGGTGGATAGACGCTTACGCGTTGCTTCGTCTTTCCGAACCGTTCGAACTTCACTACGCCGTTGATCAGAGCGAAAAGTGTATCATCGCTGCCGATGCCGACGTTCGTCCCGGGATGCATCTTGGTTCCCCTCTGACGGACAAGGATGCTGCCGGCAGAAACAACTTGACCGCCGAACCGCTTTACCCCAAGACGTTGGGCATTGCTGTCACGTCCATTGCGCGAACTTCCACCACCTTTTTTATGAGCCATACTCTCTCCAGCTTAAGCCTGTCTATTCAGGTGACTAGGATACTTTTGTAATTTCAATTTCGGTGTATTGTTGACGATGACCCTTGAGAACCTTGTAGCCTTTCCGCTTCTTCTTCTTGAACACGAGCACCTTGTCATCCTTGACATGACTCAGGACCTTCGCTTCGATCGAGGCGCCGGAAATATAAGGCGTCCCGAGCTTTGTCTGGCTGTCGTCGCCGACAAGCAAAACCTTGTCGAAGGTGACTTTTGATCCGACTTTGGTCTCCTGTAGAGGGACGATAACCTTGTCGGCTTTCGTTACTTTATACTGCTGGCCTGCGATTTCGACTACCGCGAACATTGATCTACCTCAGTGCCGTACGTTGGGATTGATTTTAGGGACTATCAATCTACCAAAAACGGGCTAGAAAGTCAATCAATTTCTCCCCCTTTTCGCTTGAAGAAGTGCCTTACGAGCTTCGGGATTCGAGCTTTGAGAATTCCTCGATAAACACCCCCCGCATCGAGCGCCTCTCCGATTCAGCCAGAAGGCTGACCTCGACGGCATCCAGCAAAAGGCGTTTGATGCGGCCCGCGTCCAGACCGAAATACCTGCTAGCGGCAAGGAATTCATCGGTCAATGTAGTATTGAACAACGGGGGGTCGTCGCTGTTGAGCGTCACCTTCAGTCCGTATTCCAGGAGCCTTGGCAGACAGTGCTGCTCGATGGAAGGAAAGACACCAAGGCAGATGTTGCTGGTGGGGCAGACTTCCAATGGCAGCTGAGTTTGCTTCAGATAGTCCATAAGCCTGGGATCCTCGATACAGCGGACACCGTGCCCGATCCTCCGGGGCTTTGCCACTTCTATCGCGTTCCAAATGCTCAGGGGACCGTCAGTTTCGCCTGCGTGCACAACGCAGGGGACCCCGGCCTCATGAACTGTTTCGAACGCACGGCGAAACTTTGAAGCAGGATTCTTCTGTTCCGGCCCTCCGAGTCCCTGCGCTATGATCCCGTCTCCGTATCGGTCAACGACAAACCGGGCTACCGTGAGCGCAGCCTCTGACGAGCGTTCGCGCGGGATATCCACAATCACGCCCATCCGGACACCCAGTGCCTTTTCTCCCCACGCCCGGGCTATGTTGACAGCGTCGAGCTGCTCGTGCATACCGAGCCTGCAGTTCAGGAGCTGGTTGTATGGCGTAAACGTCACCTCGCTGTAGACGATGTTCTGCTCCGCCTGACCAATGAGGAACTCGCGGGTGATGAGTTCGATGTCCTCAGGTGTCCGCAGGCAGCTCGAAATCGCCATATAGATTTCGATGAAATGACTGAAGTCACGAAATACATACCATTTGCGCAGCCCCTCAATCGTGTCCGCGGGCAACGCGATGTGATGACGCTTCGCGAGT is from Ignavibacteriales bacterium and encodes:
- the rpmA gene encoding 50S ribosomal protein L27; protein product: MAHKKGGGSSRNGRDSNAQRLGVKRFGGQVVSAGSILVRQRGTKMHPGTNVGIGSDDTLFALINGVVKFERFGKTKQRVSVYPPSA
- a CDS encoding porin — its product is MRRATISIAAAALLVLIPLTAAFSGGFQLNEHGARAMGQGGAFAARASDLSAIYFNPAGLAYQKGTQVYVGVTLIMPKTSFFGPDQLNTNQETQMVSQVFNPINVYASYQITDDLVAAVGVNNPYGLGTEWPANWSGRFISTKVNLETFFFSPTLAYKLSDKFSIGVGMNYATGKVTLKRVLSDPFDPHANANVEATGTGIGWNVGAMYKASKDLSVGVSYRSEVKIDATGTAAFDPMRSVYPAGDVSSSLALPATGFLGIAYSPTKDLTLEADYQYVGWSSYKELALTFKKDNSVSVSPKNYEDTYILRVGGEYTMGEWQVRAGYMYDHSPAPTKYVEPLLPDATKNDFSVGLGYNLTKNITVDLAYMYIKFDQRKAVGTEINFDGTYNSTAHLFAVNFGYSF
- the mdh gene encoding malate dehydrogenase; this encodes MKITVIGAGNVGATTAQRLADKELANEVVLIDVIEGMPQGKGLDMYEAAPVGGTDTPVIGTNSYDATANSDIIVITAGIARKPGMSRDDLQNTNAGIVKSVTEQATAKSPNAILVVVSNPLDVMTYVAWKVSGFPRHRVMGMAGVLDSARFRTFISMELKVSVEDVTAFVLGGHGDSMVPLPRYSTVAGIPLPDLMDQATIDRLVKRTRDGGIEIVNFLKTGSAYYAPSAAAVQMVEAIVKDKKRILPSAVLLQGEYGMSDVVVGVPIKIGAKGMEEIIQIKLTADEQAALNKSAADVKASIAKLSI
- the rplU gene encoding 50S ribosomal protein L21, which encodes MFAVVEIAGQQYKVTKADKVIVPLQETKVGSKVTFDKVLLVGDDSQTKLGTPYISGASIEAKVLSHVKDDKVLVFKKKKRKGYKVLKGHRQQYTEIEITKVS
- the add gene encoding adenosine deaminase; its protein translation is MIDTESFIRKMPKVELHVHLEGSVRPTTFLELAKRHHIALPADTIEGLRKWYVFRDFSHFIEIYMAISSCLRTPEDIELITREFLIGQAEQNIVYSEVTFTPYNQLLNCRLGMHEQLDAVNIARAWGEKALGVRMGVIVDIPRERSSEAALTVARFVVDRYGDGIIAQGLGGPEQKNPASKFRRAFETVHEAGVPCVVHAGETDGPLSIWNAIEVAKPRRIGHGVRCIEDPRLMDYLKQTQLPLEVCPTSNICLGVFPSIEQHCLPRLLEYGLKVTLNSDDPPLFNTTLTDEFLAASRYFGLDAGRIKRLLLDAVEVSLLAESERRSMRGVFIEEFSKLESRSS